The stretch of DNA atgtgcagaacatggtccattcagactcagtgtcctcagcctcccttggaatccTATTGAAGTTCTGCCAGGGGTGGGAGGTGAAGATCTCGCAGTCTGGGGTATCtaccaggcattcccagcacaccctcactatgCATTTAGGTGCACCatgtctgtccagcatcctccctcatcacctgatccaactcaccatcaggtggtgatcagttgacagctcagctcctctcttcacctgagtgtccagaacatacagccacagatctgatgatacgattacaaaatcgaccATCGACCTGAGActtagggtgtcctggtgccatgtgcacttatgaacATCCTTTTGTCAGAACATGAGGTTCaatatggacaaactgtggtttgcacagaagtccaataacaaaacaccacttaagttcagatcaggcaggccattcctcccaatcacacccctccaggtctcactgtcattgcccacatgagcattgaagtctcccagtagtaggatggagcaccctcgagcacctcacccagtgactccaagaaggctgagtactctgaactgtgacacataagcacaaacaacagtcaggacctgttcccctgcctgaaggtgcagggaagcaaccctctcatccaactGTGAAAACTCCagtgtacaggcagcaagccaaagggatacaagaatacccaccccagcttgccaCTTCTCACCAAGGGcgactccagactggaacagagtccagcccctctccaggagactggttccagtgCCCAGGCCATGCCTTGAGGTTAGCCCGACCATATCTAGTCGGTGTATCTCAACCTCTTGCACAAACTCAGGATCCTTCCCCACCatagaggtgacattccatgtcccaatagccagtctcgatagctggggatcggtTTGCCGGGGCCTCTGACACATGCTTTTTGTcaggcccctcacccaggaccaacaGCAAAGTGGTAACTGACAGACTGTAACATGTATTAGCTCAAAAAAAGGGATTCACTGTACTGTGTAACATAAGTTTTGGaattttatattctgttttgtgttttccaggCACCTCAGCTGGGCACGCTAATGGGAGTGTACCTGCCATGTATCCAGAATATTTTTGGGGTAATCCTCTTCCTGCGGATGACATGGATGGTTGGGATTGGAGGTGTCTTCGGCTCCTTTATAATCGTTTTCATGTGTTGTTCTACAGTGAGTGAAACTGCAGGATTTCCTGCTGTGAGGGCACTCTCAGCCACACCACTCTGCCAGTTCTCCAATCAGTGTAAAAGATTAATCAGCTGACTAAAAGGCACTCAGCCCATACCCACTTAGATGAGCGTGGCATTACAAGCTGTTATAATTGACATGGATCCATCACACTATTAACATCAGTGACAGGAAAATTAAATAACACTGATCACCTCCTTATTATGCAGTCATCTGTTGAGAGCtattcatgtggatgttactttgccATATACTACCTACCTAACccacaaactgtatataaaagacagacATAGCCACCGTTGGTTTTTTGTCTTGATGTTTGTTTGGAACCAGAATTGatgatatttggatgagagggtggtGTGCAAAGTTGTCAACTAATGCTAGCAAACATATTAAAGGAAATGACCAGAATTTCACTCACGAAAACTGAAGCGAAAAAAGTCTGTACCACAGTGAAAGCAATATGAGTTGTCAAATAATTCAACTGAATAATCTCCAGAAGGAACTAACACCCCAAACATTCTCAAAAGGTTCAGGTCAGTGATTTGAATTAGCAATGGTGACACCTAGAAGACAGCTGTTGTCTACAGCTGCCTGTGAATTAACGTTGCCACACCCCTAACTTTATATCAGCAAAATacagttatttaaaatatatatatatatatatatatatatatatgtgccaTATAGTTGTTATAAAGAGGGAAACTATGCCTAGAGCACCAAACCACTTTTGTACCAGAGTATAACCactttttaacatgggagtctacgAGTACTGACTCTTTGTGGGGCTCTGCCTCAAGCAGCCAATAAAGGAACTGCAGATTTGGGCCtttcagccacagatgctgctgcttGTACAGACCAAACAGGTCCCGTATTCATGTCCAGGGGGAGATATACAATATTAAACAGTTggatttaatgttgtggcttatGCAACAGGCAGCATGAGTGTACTTTACATTGTGCAGCTTCTGAAGGTGACATAGTAAATCCTGATATAAGGCAATCTGCCAGTAAACAGGCCTCCAACACTATATTTCCCCTTGTATGTGAGAGCCTGTCATTTTGCTGCTTAGTCAATAAAAGGGTCTATAAATTGTATTCCATAAAATGATCAtgttttacagaaagaaaagaagaaacaagCTTCCTTTAAATAAGGAAAGACGCTGACTTCCTATAACTagtttgtgcaaaaaaaaaaaaaaaaaaaaattaaaggtgaAATTTAATACATGAAAATCAAAATAAGGTTAATAATTAAGGtttctttaaaatacatttctaaaatGTTTATAGAAAATATTTAACTAAGCTAAATAGCTGGTTGTTCTGATTTTCCCCAGCAGGTTGTTGGAAGATTGAGAGGTGTTAATAACACATCTCTGGACTTCATCTGATTTCACTCACTCAGAAATTACTAATAGATCTTGTCTGGGCCTTGTTTGTACAACCTCTCAACCACTAGTTGCTGTAATAGTATGTTGTAAAAGTCAAATTATAGCCTTATATAATAGAAAGAGTCAAGCTACATAGAAGTATTATGAAAGTGTATTTAACTACGATATAGTAACGGAAGTGATTGTATATGCCTAGCCAATTGTGTAGTCATTCCTGTGAGGAACGGTTCAACAGCATTTGTGCTGCTGGATGTTTTTCACAGCATACTCCCTCAGTTCACCAAGGCCTCGTTGTCAGCCACGTTTAATTTGACTTGCCCACCTGCTGCCTTTCAGAGTCCTATAATCCTCCCTTgttgtctgctgctgttttcagacCATGCTCACAGCCATCTCCATGAGTGCCATTGCTACAAATGGAGTCGTACCGGGTGAGTGGATATCTGAGGGCATGCATTAGTATGTTTGTGTGCGACAGAGCGGTGCACTGAGccttatgtgtgtttgtgactcACAGCTGGAGGTTCATATTACATGATCTCCCGCTCTCTGGGGCCTGAGTTTGGCGGTGCTGTCGGGATCTGCTTCTATTTGGGCACCACTTTTGCGGGTGCCATGTACATTCTTGGCTGTATTGAAATTCTGCTGGTAAGTCATTGGAATTTTTAAATGACACATTTATATTGTTTTGCatattaccattttttttttctttacctgcAATGTACTAACAGTAAAAGCAAGATCTAAAAATAAAGGCTACATTTcagttgtttcagtttcaggatCCTGCCACTGGTTCTCTCCTGAAGCTAAGTGAAACAGATGCATTagatttattttgacatttattattttttatcacAGGACAGTAAAGCAGACAGGAAAGGAGGGACAGAGAGCAAGGGGGGGGGAATGACATGCAGGAAATGGCCCAGGTGGCAATCAAACCCCTGCCCCTGCAGAAGCCTTTCAGTATGAGTTGCCTGCTCAACCCGCTGAGCTCTACCAGTACCCCATGTGTTATTAATTTGGTTGTTTACACCTGTGATCTTCTTGCTAAATGGTGTTCAAATGTCGGCTATAAAACAGGAATCACTGACGCACAACATGATGCTCCAACAAATAATAATGACAGGATATGAGGTAGTAAAAGGATGAAAAAAACAAGGTTACACTCTCCCACTTTAAACTAAAtaactcacattcacacatgatGACACCCGCCAGCACAGGTCATTTCAACCCAGCAGAAACACCAGTAAAACTgacataaataaactgacataAATCTGTCTACACTCACAAGCAGTTTTAATGTGTACATGTCACtaataccaggttggacccccttttgctttcagaactctCTTAATTCTTCATTGCTTTGATTCAAAAAgtgctggaagcattcctcagacattttggtctatattgacatgatagcatcacacagttgatgCTGCACATCCATTATACAAACCTCCCATACCACAGTCTCCTGAATGGTGCTCTATTGGTGGCAGTTGGAATACTGTGAACTCATCGTCATGCTCAAAAAAACTGtcatctgagctttgtgacatggtgaaTTATCCTTGGTCTGGTGGGTCTAATTCAAGACTCAGTAGGCCAAGCaatttttttctaatattgCCCAGTTTTGGTGACCCTATAGCCTGAGTTTTCTGCTCTTAGCTGAGCTAcactcagtgtggtcttctactgctgtagcccatctgcttcagggtttgatgtgttgtgcattcagagagatgctgttctgcatggttttgttgtcaatcagctcaaagcagcctggccattctcatttgacctctggcatcaacaagatatttttacccagagaactgctgctcactgcctattttctctttttcagaccattctctgtaaaccctagagatggttgagtagaaaaatcccagtagatcagcagtttctgaaatactcagaccagcccatttAGCACCAACAAAAATgttacattcagagtcactttaATCGCCTCTGATGCTCggcttgaacttcagcaggtcatcttgaccatgtcaacatgcactgagttgctgccatgtgatcgGCCGataagatatttgtgttaagcAGGTGAATATGTaaacctaataaagtggccggtgaatgcatttttaattaattttaatgaaaaaaaaaagtctgttaaaATGATAAAGTAATATGAAATACAAGAATAGataataaaatgtgtattttgctttttaatatACCATATGATGTTACTTTTGATTAACAAGTTGCATAAGttgcataaacaaataaaaagtttatttattctcCGCACAATACTTCTCCACACTTTGTCTTATCCTTTTCATCCCCTCTACTCCTCCCTTTCTTCACCATTTTGCCTCTTTCAGATTTATATTGTTCCTCAGGCAGCCATCTTTAAGATTGAGGGCCTGGAGGGACAGGAGGCAGAGGCGGCTTTGCTCAATAACATGCGGGTGTATGGCACTATTGTGCTGAGTTTCATGGCACTGGTGGTGTTTGTGGGGGTCAAATATGTCAATAAGCTGGCGCTGGTCTTCCTGGCCTGTGTGATACTTTCTATTGTGGCTGTCTATGCTGGAGTCATCAAGACTGCCATTGACCCCCCTGTCTTTCCGTAAGTGACTCTTTATTCACTTGTACAAATTCCCAGTGACATCAGTGACGTCAAATTTTAGTACGTGACAAGTATGCCTTATGCCGGCTGTCTTTGCAGCGTCTGTCTGCTGGGAAATCGAACTCTCCTTTCTAAAGGATATGATGTCTGTGCAAAGGTCATTGAGATAGACAACGAGACTATCACCACCAAACTCTGGAGGAGCTTTTGTGATTCTGAGTACCTCAATGCCACTTGTGATGAATACTTCACTAATAACAATGTTACAGAGATACAAGGTATTCCAGGGGTCACTAGTGGCATCCTGGCAGGTAAGTTTTCAGTGTAAACCTTCTGTCAGCATCTTTGCCAACCACAGTCCGGTATATATTGAAGATTAAATTCCTctaatttgttcattttatttttcaattttcttcACCTCTCAGAGAACTTGTTTGGTAACTATCTGGAGAAAGGGATGATTCTGGAGAAGCGTGGACTTGCATCTGATGCGGATCCAGACAGTCCCACCACAAGCTCAAACCGCTACATTCTGGCTGATATCACCAGCTTCTtcaccctgttggtgggaattTATTTCCCATCTGTCACAGGTTAGTACCAGACAGGTCTACTAAAGAGGTTCCTCATCCTGCTGAGAGGTCCTTTTTTTCgaaaaaaaattatcaaagGTTATCCTCTAATCCTCTAATTTGGATCAAATAACTGCATATAATATGCACCAGACTCTGCACTTCTCTTAATGCCTGCTCggaaatgtttaaaattgttttggcTCTATCTCACCACTTTAATCACTTTCTCGAATAGCAAGCAACAGTCTCTACTTTTAATTTTTCCAAAGGGCACGCACACAAAGTTTTGTGGTAAACATAGTGGAATTTGTCATTAACAGAGCCAAATGTTCTCTTCAGATGTTGGTGGAGACAGTCGAACTTGCATTCATCTGTAAGAGAAGATGACTGcaaaaaaacattgtttcttTTATGCTTGCTGGATGTGTAAATAGGAAAATATTTGCTAACAGGCTTTCCatgtcagtttgttgtttttactgcaaCATGCCAGTGTTGGGTTTACAGCTTGTTTTTACTACCCTCCACTGGCCAAAGAaaacagtccatccatccatcgtcttctgcttatccaattcagggttatgtggtgggggctggagcctatcccagctgccatggggTGAGATGCAGGTTACacccctggacaggtcgccagtctgtcgcagggcaaagagacagacaagcattcacactcacatttacacctatgggcaatttagaatgaccaaatAACCTATAACTAAAGCACCCATAACTAAAGTCAGCAATtgactcatatatatatatatatatatatatatatatatatatatatatatatatatatatatatatatatatatatatatatatatatatatatatatatatatatatatatatatatatatatatatatgaaactaTATATAGTCTCCTGATTATTTTACCTTATTCCACTCACAGGTATTATGGCCGGCTCCAACCGCTCTGGAGACCTCCGTGATGCTCAGAAGTCAATCCCTATCGGCACCATTGCAGCCATCAGCACCACATCGACTGTGTGTATCCTTCACTGAGCTAAAGCCAATTTAAAAGAAACCGCAAAAGTGTTTACAACTAAAATTAATATAACTTTTCCGGTGTTACCATTACCTTttctttaaacattttcaaCCATGTGTTCCttaacagctttttttaaacCCAGACATGTCCTGTGTGGTGCTGTTTGGTGCTTGTATAGAAGGAGTCGTCCTAAGAGACAAGTAAGTCTACTTCTAGTAGTACCTGTTAGCAGAACACAGCACTTCACTGACTGTATTGTACTGAACACCTGTAGGACATTAGCATTCACTGTGTTATTACAAACTGAAGCTCTTTCTTCATGTCTCTCTGCAGGTTTGGTGAAGGGGTCAATGGCAACCTTGTAATTGGTACGCTGGCATGGCCGTCTCCATGGGTTATTGTGTTTGGCTCCTTCTTCTCCACCTGTGGTGCTGGACTTCAGAGTCTGACAGGAGCTCCCCGTCTCCTCCAGGCCATCTCAAGGGATGGCATCATCCCCTTCCTTAGAGTGAGTACACAAATCTATCTCTGTCTTAAATACAGACCTCTCAAAGGTCTCAACTGAGCCAGAACATTTGTGGAGGCTTGTGGGTATTCTTCTCCCATCTGCTGCAGAGACAGCTATTATTATTTGATAAATATCCCATTCTTTCACTTGTATGGCACTTATGCTGTTGCAGGTTTTTGGACATGGTAAAGCCAACGGGGAGCCCACTTGGGCACTTCTACTCACAGCTAGCATCTGTGAGATTGGCATCATCATTGCCTCTCTGGATTCAGTCGCACCAATTCTCTCCATGTAAGGACAATTTTGTATTCTTATTGAGAAACACAGCAAATATAGTTTAAATCcttatttttgtggtttttgtcctCAGACtcctgttttcactctgttcattCATCTGTCCTCTCTTTATAGGTTCTTCTTGATGTGCTACATGTTCGTGAACCTTGCCTGTGCTCTGCAGACTTTGCTGAGGACTCCAAACTGGAGGCCGAGATTTAAATTCTACCACTGGTAAGTTTGTGCGTCAGAGTAGGAAAGCTAACAAAGAAGGCATTTCTTTCCttataaaacatttgaaaatccttttttaatatacatattttaaatattccagtgtttacagtgatatttaaGCTTACAGCCTTCATACTCAGTTTCACTGCTGACCCATTGCTGCTTTTCTTACCATATTAATATCACCTGTAGATCATTTCAACACTCCAAATGCTAGCAGGGATGTGTATCACCTCATGTGTTTGTAATTACAGTACATGTGAAACTCTTTAAACAATCTAGGGAGCCATGCATAAAATCCTTTAACAAtcccaaagatgttttttttaatccatgcaTGTGTAATATTTAAGAGACATACTTAAGAAAACAAGTGAGGATTTAAACGTTGCCTAAAGACAAACTCTGGATTTGACACAAAGAGCAAACACCTGTAAGATGAAATCTGCGTAGGATATTGTGTGAATCCccataaaaaaacaagtttgtttTCCAGGATGAGCTCAGTAGCATCACTCTGAAAAGTACATAGTTTACAACATTTCCATTTATAAGCCAGCTCTGTGAAGCTGGCAGAAATCTGAGTTGGACTGAACATGCAACATACTGTCCCCCACAGGGCTCTGTCTTTCCTGGGTATGAGCCTATGCCTGTCGCTTATGTTCATGTGCTCCTGGTATTATGCAATTGTGGCCATGGGCATCGCCACCTGCATCTACAAATACATTGAGTTCTGTGGGTAAGTAACAGTAATTTGATAAGGATTCTGTGACAAAAGTCATACAgtagccttttttttaatgatcacaATGCTGTAAATATACCACCACTAATCCTTTAATATGCTATGAGACAGAGCTGAGAAGGAGTGGGGTGATGGGATACGTGGGATCTCGCTCAGCGCTGCTCGCTTTGCTCTGATGAGGCTGGAGGAGGGACCACCACACACCAAGAACTGGAGGTCAGCTCACTCTGTCTTAACAGTTCGAGATGCTTGTTTTGAGTTCTAATGGATTATCACTGactgattttgttgtttgttgtcagGCCACAGATCTTGGTTCTAGTGAGCATGGATGCTGAGCAGAACATTGAGCAGCCTCGTCTTCTCTCTCTGACCAATCAGCTAAAAGCAGGGAAGGGTCTAACTATTGTTGGCACCTCTGTTCATGGAACCTTCCTTGACAATTACACTGAAGCCCAAAAGGCAGATCAGGTCTGTTACTACCGTGACATACATTTAAACTTCTGACGCACACACAGAGGTATCACAGCTTTCCCTAACGGATGCACCCGCCCTCTCTCTCTATATCTCTGCAGTCTTTGCGTAAGTTGATGGAGACAGAGAAAGTAAAGGGCTTCACTCAGGTTGTCATCTCCTCCAACCTTAGAGATGGAACATCCCACTTGATCCAGGTTGGAGGACTTGGAGGTCTGAAGCACAACACGGTGATGGTCAGCTGGCCCCGAAACTGGAAACAGCCTGAGTGCCACCAGGAATTTAGGAACTTCATTGGTAAGTTCTCAGGTGAAATAATGTCCATAGAATATCAGTATAAGCCCATGAGAAAGATGTTTATTTTACCAAATGTTGCTACTTCCTGCCAAATGAGGGGTATTTAAAAATTTGGTGAAAAACCAGGTAATCCGTTTCTCTGCCCCTCATCATGTtacttctctctcctccctctgtaGAGGTGGTTAGAGAGACAACTATAGCCAGTATAGCCTTGTTGGTCCCTAAGAATATCGCAAGCTATCCATCCAAT from Archocentrus centrarchus isolate MPI-CPG fArcCen1 chromosome 7, fArcCen1, whole genome shotgun sequence encodes:
- the slc12a5b gene encoding solute carrier family 12 member 5b isoform X2; the protein is MLNNMTDCEEGEGGPNSQGDGNPKESSPFINSSAATNMDKSQQYDGNNMALFEEEMDTSPMVSSLLSTLANYSNLPTGSKEHEEAENNEEGTRPSKKPVKAPQLGTLMGVYLPCIQNIFGVILFLRMTWMVGIGGVFGSFIIVFMCCSTTMLTAISMSAIATNGVVPAGGSYYMISRSLGPEFGGAVGICFYLGTTFAGAMYILGCIEILLIYIVPQAAIFKIEGLEGQEAEAALLNNMRVYGTIVLSFMALVVFVGVKYVNKLALVFLACVILSIVAVYAGVIKTAIDPPVFPVCLLGNRTLLSKGYDVCAKVIEIDNETITTKLWRSFCDSEYLNATCDEYFTNNNVTEIQGIPGVTSGILAENLFGNYLEKGMILEKRGLASDADPDSPTTSSNRYILADITSFFTLLVGIYFPSVTGIMAGSNRSGDLRDAQKSIPIGTIAAISTTSTVYMSCVVLFGACIEGVVLRDKFGEGVNGNLVIGTLAWPSPWVIVFGSFFSTCGAGLQSLTGAPRLLQAISRDGIIPFLRVFGHGKANGEPTWALLLTASICEIGIIIASLDSVAPILSMFFLMCYMFVNLACALQTLLRTPNWRPRFKFYHWALSFLGMSLCLSLMFMCSWYYAIVAMGIATCIYKYIEFCGAEKEWGDGIRGISLSAARFALMRLEEGPPHTKNWRPQILVLVSMDAEQNIEQPRLLSLTNQLKAGKGLTIVGTSVHGTFLDNYTEAQKADQSLRKLMETEKVKGFTQVVISSNLRDGTSHLIQVGGLGGLKHNTVMVSWPRNWKQPECHQEFRNFIEVVRETTIASIALLVPKNIASYPSNGERFTEGHIDVWWVVHDGGMLMLLPFLLRQHKVWKKCKMRIFTVAQMDDNSIQMKKDLITFLYHLRIDAEVEVVEMHDGDISAYTYEKTLIMEQRSQIVKQMHLTKNEMEREIQSITDSSRGSIRRKNPSALRSQRSAEEGAGITEKPEEEVQLIHSKNVSTPTSPTSPTSPAAPAGGAVAWPDSKGTGKEKTLLTATPEAGKDLFSMKPEWENLNQTDVRRMHTAMRLNEVITKKSKEAKLVLLNMPGPPKNRVGDENYMEFLEVLTEGLNRVLLVRGGGREVITIYS
- the slc12a5b gene encoding solute carrier family 12 member 5b isoform X1 is translated as MLNNMTDCEEGEGGPNSQGDGNPKESSPFINSSAATNMDKSQQYDGNNMALFEEEMDTSPMVSSLLSTLANYSNLPTGSKEHEEAENNEEGTRPSKKPVKAPQLGTLMGVYLPCIQNIFGVILFLRMTWMVGIGGVFGSFIIVFMCCSTTMLTAISMSAIATNGVVPAGGSYYMISRSLGPEFGGAVGICFYLGTTFAGAMYILGCIEILLIYIVPQAAIFKIEGLEGQEAEAALLNNMRVYGTIVLSFMALVVFVGVKYVNKLALVFLACVILSIVAVYAGVIKTAIDPPVFPVCLLGNRTLLSKGYDVCAKVIEIDNETITTKLWRSFCDSEYLNATCDEYFTNNNVTEIQGIPGVTSGILAENLFGNYLEKGMILEKRGLASDADPDSPTTSSNRYILADITSFFTLLVGIYFPSVTGIMAGSNRSGDLRDAQKSIPIGTIAAISTTSTVYMSCVVLFGACIEGVVLRDKFGEGVNGNLVIGTLAWPSPWVIVFGSFFSTCGAGLQSLTGAPRLLQAISRDGIIPFLRVFGHGKANGEPTWALLLTASICEIGIIIASLDSVAPILSMFFLMCYMFVNLACALQTLLRTPNWRPRFKFYHWALSFLGMSLCLSLMFMCSWYYAIVAMGIATCIYKYIEFCGAEKEWGDGIRGISLSAARFALMRLEEGPPHTKNWRPQILVLVSMDAEQNIEQPRLLSLTNQLKAGKGLTIVGTSVHGTFLDNYTEAQKADQSLRKLMETEKVKGFTQVVISSNLRDGTSHLIQVGGLGGLKHNTVMVSWPRNWKQPECHQEFRNFIEVVRETTIASIALLVPKNIASYPSNGERFTEGHIDVWWVVHDGGMLMLLPFLLRQHKVWKKCKMRIFTVAQMDDNSIQMKKDLITFLYHLRIDAEVEVVEMHDGDISAYTYEKTLIMEQRSQIVKQMHLTKNEMEREIQSITDSSRGSIRRKNPSALRSQRSAEEGAGITEKPEEESEAVSNPQQVQLIHSKNVSTPTSPTSPTSPAAPAGGAVAWPDSKGTGKEKTLLTATPEAGKDLFSMKPEWENLNQTDVRRMHTAMRLNEVITKKSKEAKLVLLNMPGPPKNRVGDENYMEFLEVLTEGLNRVLLVRGGGREVITIYS
- the slc12a5b gene encoding solute carrier family 12 member 5b isoform X3 produces the protein MLNNMTDCEEGEGGPNSQGDGNPKESSPFINSSAATNMDKSQQYDGNNMALFEEEMDTSPMVSSLLSTLANYSNLPTGSKEHEEAENNEEGTRPSKKPVKAPQLGTLMGVYLPCIQNIFGTMLTAISMSAIATNGVVPAGGSYYMISRSLGPEFGGAVGICFYLGTTFAGAMYILGCIEILLIYIVPQAAIFKIEGLEGQEAEAALLNNMRVYGTIVLSFMALVVFVGVKYVNKLALVFLACVILSIVAVYAGVIKTAIDPPVFPVCLLGNRTLLSKGYDVCAKVIEIDNETITTKLWRSFCDSEYLNATCDEYFTNNNVTEIQGIPGVTSGILAENLFGNYLEKGMILEKRGLASDADPDSPTTSSNRYILADITSFFTLLVGIYFPSVTGIMAGSNRSGDLRDAQKSIPIGTIAAISTTSTVYMSCVVLFGACIEGVVLRDKFGEGVNGNLVIGTLAWPSPWVIVFGSFFSTCGAGLQSLTGAPRLLQAISRDGIIPFLRVFGHGKANGEPTWALLLTASICEIGIIIASLDSVAPILSMFFLMCYMFVNLACALQTLLRTPNWRPRFKFYHWALSFLGMSLCLSLMFMCSWYYAIVAMGIATCIYKYIEFCGAEKEWGDGIRGISLSAARFALMRLEEGPPHTKNWRPQILVLVSMDAEQNIEQPRLLSLTNQLKAGKGLTIVGTSVHGTFLDNYTEAQKADQSLRKLMETEKVKGFTQVVISSNLRDGTSHLIQVGGLGGLKHNTVMVSWPRNWKQPECHQEFRNFIEVVRETTIASIALLVPKNIASYPSNGERFTEGHIDVWWVVHDGGMLMLLPFLLRQHKVWKKCKMRIFTVAQMDDNSIQMKKDLITFLYHLRIDAEVEVVEMHDGDISAYTYEKTLIMEQRSQIVKQMHLTKNEMEREIQSITDSSRGSIRRKNPSALRSQRSAEEGAGITEKPEEESEAVSNPQQVQLIHSKNVSTPTSPTSPTSPAAPAGGAVAWPDSKGTGKEKTLLTATPEAGKDLFSMKPEWENLNQTDVRRMHTAMRLNEVITKKSKEAKLVLLNMPGPPKNRVGDENYMEFLEVLTEGLNRVLLVRGGGREVITIYS